In Pieris rapae chromosome 24, ilPieRapa1.1, whole genome shotgun sequence, a single window of DNA contains:
- the LOC111001772 gene encoding serine protease snake: protein MLIHLTILFSLLACTKSLNEGDNCTKMDGSPGVCKAINDCPYAEDDFRRHLKPMTCGYTQFDPVICCGQSLLVTTPKVRGRFRGRKTTTTEQPKEIEFSLECDKAERRGRKAYDKCLEYQEKYVYPCRPGPTTGNLRVDECSRKPEQLVTGGEDAYEGEFPHMALLGYGTDEIEWICGGVIISERYVLTAGHCTVSRFYGPVTKIRVGILKRSDAVDSSKEYNVVATKHPEYHPPVKYHDIALLRTDRDIELNKYVVPACLHDGGALFNNSAIVTGWGTTVFRNMDRTDVLQKATVEGFESGECERKFKNIRLMSKGYNSTTQLCYGDRVSNKDSCEGDSGGPLQVNHPTVRCMYWVIGITSWGKWCGIAGEPGIYTRVEYYVPWIEDIVWP, encoded by the exons ATGCTGATTCATCTGACAATATTGTTCTCACTGTTGGCGTGTACCAAATCTCTAAATGAAG GAGACAATTGCACCAAAATGGACGGATCTCCTGGAGTCTGCAAGGCAATAAACGACTGTCCATACGCAGAAGATGATTTCAGAAGACATCTTAAACCaatg ACATGCGGTTACACCCAGTTTGATCCAGTCATATGCTGTGGACAATCACTTTTGGTTACCACACCTAAAGTTAGGGGAAGGTTTCGGGGCAG aaaaacaacaacaacagaGCAACCGAAAGAGATAGAGTTTTCGTTGGAATGCGACAAAGCAGAGAGAAGAGGAAGGAAAGCGTATGATA AATGCCTTGAATACCAAGAGAAATATGTGTATCCATGCCGTCCTGGACCTACGACTGGTAACCTTAGAGTTGACGAGTGCTCTCGCAAACCAGAACAGCTGGTCACAGGAGGAGAAGATGCGTATGAGGGAGAGTTTCCACATATG GCTCTCCTTGGCTATGGTACTGATGAAATAGAATGGATTTGTGGAGGCGTCATAATCAGCGAACGTTATGTGCTCACAGCAGGTCACTGTACGGTCAGCAGATTTTA TGGTCCTGTTACGAAAATCCGAGTTGGTATATTAAAACGAAGTGATGCCGTGGATTCGTCTAAAGAATACAATGTGGTGGCGACCAAGCACCCAGAATACCACCCACCGGTGAAATATCATGATATAGCATTACTGCGGACTGACAGAGA tatagaaCTTAATAAGTACGTCGTGCCAGCGTGTCTTCATGATGGCGGCGCGTTATTCAACAATAGTGCAATCGTTACCGGTTGGGGAACGACTGTATTTAGAAATATGGATCGCACGGATGTACTCCAAAAG GCAACGGTGGAGGGATTCGAAAGCGGCGAATGTGAAAGAAAGTTTAAGAACATCCGCCTAATGTCAAAAGGATATAACTCAACAACCCAATTGTGTTATGGGGATCGAGTTTCCAACAAGGACAGTTGTGAG ggAGACAGCGGTGGACCCCTGCAAGTGAACCACCCAACCGTCCGCTGTATGTACTGGGTCATTGGGATCACCTCTTGGGGCAAATGGTGCGGTATAGCCGGGGAACCGGGCATTTACACCCGGGTGGAATATTACGTGCCCTGGATCGAAGATATTGTTTGGCCTTAG